Within Spinacia oleracea cultivar Varoflay chromosome 4, BTI_SOV_V1, whole genome shotgun sequence, the genomic segment CTTTTCAAGCATGTTCATGTAACACAGTAAAAGCTACAAAAATCTAGCCTAAGGGTGTTGTTTTGGTGTGGCTCCTATGATTGGTGAGAATTCTGAATACTGCATccttttttgcaaaaaaattgaaGCAGCTACAATGAGACTGACAATTTCTTCCTATAATGGTTTTCTATTTATCAAAGTGATAGAGGTCAGTGTAAGCACGACTCTCTGTGGGCTCAGGACCTTCTACTTGATGCTTTCTTGGCAATAAGTGTTCAGGTGTTGAAGTGGAtagaacaatgggcttcgaatgaaagCCCTTTcgagtgtgttgaagatcttgctagcttgaatgagtaatgtccgaattcacctgcacaaagacaaagttactagcctcgggggtgtttccgaggaaagcccctccgatgcctaagtaagaacgatgctcggattctagagagagaagttctctagagagtGGTCTTAAgacgataaattggacgtaccttgaggtgtgagccttggcggcttatttatagtgtttgcataataaatgcccataggtcatttattgctattgggccatgggccttggttgatggctgaatagccccTTTGGAgtgtagtgggtttgatgttgttgtattGAGCCATTgagctttggacttagtggcccaattggtattcaattgggagcccaaacaacatgcccccagACCCGacccatttagaattaaatgggtgggtttccaactGTAAGAATtccaaaagttccctctcttttttgaaaaagagatgatttgcattgatgacaagtgttgggacttGTTTTGAGTtagtggagatcgtgggttttgAGGAACTTGATGCGCCCTTTCTTTTCTTCTATAAATACTATGCAACTTCCCTCCAAACTTTACTTTCTCTTTCTTTCACATAAGTTTTCTCCTTTTCCGGCGATCGCAACTTTCGAATTTTTTCAGATCTACGGTCTTCGGTTAGCTTTTGTCTTCGGGAACTAGCTTCATTCGCTTTGCCGGCGAATTCCGCCTCGGAAGAAGGTAATTTGCTTGTGAATTTCGCTCTTTTTCTTGCTCTTTCTTCTACCCTCCAATCTGAACCCTAGACTTAGGTCTTTTCGACCATGGCTAAAAACAAGGGCAAGGGTAAGTTCGTTGGTGGTTCATCTAGTGAGAGGGAAGATGTCCCCTTAGAAAGGGTGCAGAACCCTTCGAAGGGTTGGCCTTCGGAAAAGGAGCCGAAGAAGGcttcgactggttgggatgcttccaagGGGGGATCTGTTGGGGGGTTCAGTGGGTCTGAACGTGCTGCTTCTGGTAAGAAGGCCAGTGTTTCAGGAGATCATCATCGTCGGTCTTATCCTGAGTTTCCGGTTCACTGGTCTGAGGCAGATCCGAAGGGAAAGCTTGCGCCGATCTTGCATGAGACTACCAAGATTGACGGTCCGCTGGAAAAGTCAGTgagtggtgactggttggtggaggcgaagctgggagCCTACCATCGGAAAGCCGAGGAGCTATATGGGATCCAGCATGCTCTAGGGTATTGGTGTGAACTTCCCGAACAGGAGCGTCCTCGCGTGACTCATTCGCCGAAGGGTTTCATTTCTGTGTACACCCATCATTTGGAGAATGGTCTTCGCTTCCCTCTAGATCCATTCATTTCCGAGCTCCttgtgtcgtacaacatcagtttggctcAACTCACTCCCAAGTCTATGAGGCATATCATCGGATTTCGGTGGGTGTGTGATTTTGTCAACTTCCCCTGTCCCGTGGCTATTTTTAAGGACctccacgatctgtctttcaaccatgcttccaagggtgatgggtacGGTTGGTGGACTATTGTTAATAAGAAGTCTCGGAGGAAAGGCGAGCCAAACTATATCACGGCttacccttacctcagctccGATCACAATTGGAAAACGGAATGGTTGCTTGTTCGTGTcccgacggatccgaagcaccCTAACTTCTACCGCCCGCCGAAATGGTTCGTGAAACCTGATCCTGACATGTCGGGGGTGGGCTCTCCGGATCGGAATCATCAGCACTATGTGGACCTTCTCCAGTGGTTTCTGGCTCGGGAAGATAATTATAAGCTACCGGCTAGCTGGCTTCCGAACCTTAACTACATACTTCGGAAGGATATTCTTGTTGTCGCCGGTCTCAACAGGGtatttgacaggggtaggtttccttcggctgggaccgtgccTCAGTGCGTTTTTCCCCCTTCTCTTGTTCaattttattgatttatttataatttgtttttgcagagtacggtTTTGAGCGTATCGATCCTGTGGTTCTAGGCATTTCCTTGGATTTGCGAACCATTCACGACTCGGCTCCCGAGTACAAGTTTGGGAAAGAGAATC encodes:
- the LOC110801077 gene encoding uncharacterized protein, coding for MAKNKGKGKFVGGSSSEREDVPLERVQNPSKGWPSEKEPKKASTGWDASKGGSVGGFSGSERAASGKKASVSGDHHRRSYPEFPVHWSEADPKGKLAPILHETTKIDGPLEKSVSGDWLVEAKLGAYHRKAEELYGIQHALGYWCELPEQERPRVTHSPKGFISVYTHHLENGLRFPLDPFISELLVSYNISLAQLTPKSMRHIIGFRWVCDFVNFPCPVAIFKDLHDLSFNHASKGDGYGWWTIVNKKSRRKGEPNYITAYPYLSSDHNWKTEWLLVRVPTDPKHPNFYRPPKWFVKPDPDMSGVGSPDRNHQHYVDLLQWFLAREDNYKLPASWLPNLNYILRKDILVVAGLNRVFDREYGFERIDPVVLGISLDLRTIHDSAPEYKFGKENPRNPRLKDYVLSPAGVARIAEARADPFDSVSSPEAVPVKVVLRPLEKTSDPGLGTDAAPRAAPSVSSPTRIDTSLSRIQEQKKRKGSTLLKSSVLLKKQKASQASEKETASGHASPEESSGLHASARAETEKCCGSGAAARGSTFRGGNCCSFC